Proteins from a genomic interval of Choristoneura fumiferana chromosome 12, NRCan_CFum_1, whole genome shotgun sequence:
- the LOC141433360 gene encoding uncharacterized protein → MMIQSKRYFVLYFFFSEVLQSTQAQCSLTACEVLDAVTKGHQRQDSRGQGNCVADLHWRQLDRRLRAIEQPTWTITFGQSRWRQCGRNVCRCDVARRSLNCWRANLATLSADLLVPSDLVTIDLGTNKLRTLHKTTFKGMRSLSELDMFDNHVEYLPAGIFDSLVNLRILRLQRNYLEEIDSETFRSSKKLFHVDLSNNFLYTLPEKLFANNSLLETVDISNNQVIYIPSDSFIGLDSLRVLDLSNNKIQQIENGTFFLRTLRILKFSENRIVNITENAFEDLISLETLLLDKNNLQNIPERLLRKLNCLSYLDLSENNLQSLKGVEFENLKQLRNLDLKGNSLTVLPDYTFANCSSLEKLDLSKNKMQFLNVTTFHGLNNLASLILSENKLYEVHFKTFSTLRNLTTLYLDSNMFPSLPSRTLDYMPKLAIIKLSGNPWHCDCHTLYISAWVRLNEMKIWDYSPTCVSPWYLEGHFLRKLKFPELCSGQWASMVNLSPRLPIQQLLSLNVSVNRKPQESMEQNHDVTTVDPWH, encoded by the exons ATGATGATACAAAGCAaaagatattttgttttatatttcttCTTCAGTGAAG TTTTACAGTCGACTCAAGCCCAGTGTTCCCTCACTGCCTGCGAAGTTTTAGACGCCGTTACCAAAGGACACCAGAGGCAAGATTCACGAGGACAAGGGAACTGCGTCGCTGATCTACACTGGAGGCAGTTGGACCGCCGTCTACGCGCTATAGAACAACCAA CATGGACGATAACTTTCGGACAATCGCGATGGCGGCAGTGCGGCAGGAACGTGTGCCGCTGCGACGTCGCGCGACGCTCGCTGAACTGCTGGCGCGCCAACCTCGCGACCCTCAGCGCTGATCTCCTGGTGCCGTCCGACCTGGTCACCAT AGATTTGGGGACAAATAAGCTTCGGACGCTGCACAAGACTACCTTCAAAGGAATGCGGTCACTCAGCGAGCTGGATATGTTTGATAACCACGTGGAGTACTTGCCTGCGGGTATATTTGACTCCCTTGTCAACCTGAGAATACT acGACTACAAAGAAACTACCTAGAAGAAATTGACAGCGAGACTTTCCGATCGTCTAAGAAACTCTTTCACGTAGATCTGTCGAATAACTTTCTTTATACGCTCCCAGAAAAGTTGTTTGCTAACAATTCGCTTTTAGAAACCGTAGACATTTCAAATAACCAAGTCATTTATATACCATCAGATAGCTTTATAGGATTAGATTCTCTACGAGTTTTAGACTtatcaaataacaaaatacaacaaatAGAAAATGGCACATTTTTCTTAAGAACCTTGCGAATCCTGAAGTTTTCTGAAAATAGAATTGTAAATATAACGGAAAACGCTTTCGAAGATCTAATATCACTGGAAACGTTGTTATTGGACaaaaataatttgcaaaatatcCCAGAGCGTCTATTAAGGAAACTAAATTGCCTGAGTTATTTGGATTTGTCCGAAAACAATTTGCAAAGT ttaaaGGGCGTTGAGTTTGAGAATTTGAAACAGTTGAGAAACTTGGACTTGAAAGGGAACTCTTTGACTGTACTGCCAGACTACACGTTCGCCAATTGTTCGAGTCTCGAGAAGCTCGATCTGTCGAAGAACAAAATGCAATTCTTAAATGTGACGACATTTCATGGTTTGAATAACCTAGCTTCCCTAATATTATCGGAGAACAAGCTCTATGAAGTTCATTTCAAaacattttcaactttgagaAATCTTACCACATT ATATTTGGATAGCAACATGTTCCCGTCCCTTCCATCGCGTACGTTGGATTACATGCCAAAGTTGGCTATCATCAAACTATCGGGCAACCCTTGGCACTGTGACTGCCATACACTTTATATATCTGC ATGGGTTCGCCTAAACGAAATGAAGATATGGGACTATTCCCCAACTTGCGTGTCTCCTTGGTACTTGGAGGGTCACTTTCTGAGAAAACTGAAGTTTCCCGAACTATGCTCTGGCCAGTGGGCAAGCATGGTGAACCTATCACCCCGCCTGCCAATACAACAGCTTCTATCTCTCAACGTGTCCGTTAACAGAAAGCCGCAAGAAAGCATGGAGCAAAACCATGACGTCACCACCGTTGATCCGTGGCATTGA